A single Calidifontibacter indicus DNA region contains:
- a CDS encoding ATP-binding cassette domain-containing protein: MSLAVEADGLVKHFKDVKAVDGVSLAVPQGSVLGVLGPNGAGKTTTVRMLTTLIPIDAGRATVAGADVARQAQEVRRRIGVSGQYAAVDEYLTGYENLEMVGRLYHLGRAEAKARARELLAQFRLDDAADRPAKTYSGGMRRRLDLAGSLVARPPVIFLDEPTTGLDPRSRGDMWDVIVSLVAEGTSVLLTTQYLEEADRLADNIIVIDHGRIIAEGTADQLKAQVGGERLEITVADPARLQDAARLMAEVGRGEPTVDATARHVIVPVDGGTQSLLAVVRRFDEHSIAVQDIGIRRPTLDDAFLSLTGRDTRTEEASDELEPSTR, translated from the coding sequence ATGTCGCTAGCGGTTGAGGCAGATGGCCTGGTCAAACACTTCAAGGACGTGAAAGCGGTCGACGGTGTCTCGCTCGCCGTCCCGCAGGGGAGCGTCCTCGGGGTGCTCGGGCCGAACGGTGCCGGCAAGACGACCACCGTCCGCATGCTCACCACGTTGATCCCGATCGATGCCGGGCGGGCCACGGTCGCCGGGGCCGACGTCGCTCGCCAGGCGCAGGAGGTGCGCCGCAGGATCGGGGTGTCGGGGCAGTACGCCGCGGTCGACGAATACCTCACCGGCTACGAGAACCTCGAGATGGTCGGTCGGCTCTACCACCTCGGAAGGGCCGAGGCGAAGGCACGGGCCCGCGAGCTGCTCGCTCAGTTCCGGCTCGACGACGCCGCCGACCGTCCGGCCAAGACCTACTCCGGTGGTATGCGTCGCCGCCTCGACCTCGCCGGCTCGCTCGTTGCTCGACCTCCGGTGATCTTTCTGGACGAACCGACGACCGGGCTCGACCCGCGCAGCCGCGGTGACATGTGGGACGTGATCGTCTCGCTGGTCGCCGAGGGAACCTCGGTGTTGCTCACCACCCAGTACCTGGAAGAAGCCGACCGGCTGGCCGACAACATCATCGTCATCGACCACGGCCGGATCATCGCCGAGGGCACCGCCGACCAGCTCAAGGCCCAGGTCGGCGGTGAACGCCTCGAGATCACCGTCGCCGACCCGGCACGACTGCAGGACGCGGCCCGGCTGATGGCCGAGGTCGGACGCGGCGAACCGACCGTCGATGCGACCGCACGCCACGTGATCGTGCCGGTCGACGGTGGCACCCAGTCCCTGCTCGCGGTGGTGCGCCGATTCGACGAGCATTCGATCGCGGTGCAGGACATCGGAATTCGCAGACCGACATTGGACGACGCCTTCCTGTCGCTGACCGGCCGAGACACCCGAACAGAAGAAGCCAGTGACGAGTTGGAGCCCAGCACAAGATGA
- a CDS encoding phosphoribosyltransferase, with the protein MAEREVLTYDDFGRAVREVAQKVVDSGFEPDIVLSIARGGLPFGGALGYALDLKNVSVVNVEFYTDVDERLDVPIMLPPTPAAVDLSGMKVLVVDDVADTGKTLKLVQEFLADHVAESKIACIYEKSRTIVNCDYVWKYTDQWIDFPWSSLPPITRAQTSGEIA; encoded by the coding sequence ATGGCTGAACGGGAAGTACTGACTTACGACGATTTCGGACGCGCGGTGCGCGAGGTGGCCCAGAAAGTCGTCGACTCGGGCTTCGAGCCCGACATCGTGTTGTCGATCGCGCGCGGCGGACTGCCCTTCGGCGGCGCCCTCGGTTACGCGCTCGACCTGAAGAACGTCTCGGTGGTGAACGTGGAGTTCTACACCGACGTCGACGAACGCCTCGACGTGCCGATCATGCTGCCGCCCACTCCCGCCGCGGTCGATCTGTCCGGGATGAAGGTGTTGGTGGTCGACGACGTCGCCGACACCGGCAAGACCCTGAAGTTGGTGCAGGAGTTCCTGGCCGACCATGTCGCCGAGTCGAAGATCGCGTGCATCTACGAGAAGTCGCGCACGATCGTCAACTGCGACTACGTCTGGAAGTACACCGACCAGTGGATCGACTTCCCGTGGTCGAGCCTGCCGCCGATCACCCGCGCACAGACGTCCGGCGAGATCGCCTGA
- the greA gene encoding transcription elongation factor GreA, with the protein MTSTADASATFLTQESFDRLKAERDHLVGAGRTEIAKRIEEARLEGDLKENGGYHAAKEEQGKMEARIRQLDALLRNAVVGEKPADDGIVEPGMVVTVEMFGETEKFLLGNREIGGDTDLDVYSEKSPLGAALLGKAKGDEAEYETPNGKVVKVKIIDAVPYDG; encoded by the coding sequence GTGACCAGCACTGCCGACGCTTCGGCGACCTTCCTGACCCAGGAGTCGTTCGACCGCCTCAAGGCCGAGCGCGACCACCTTGTGGGCGCCGGCCGCACCGAGATCGCCAAGCGCATCGAAGAGGCCCGACTCGAGGGCGACCTGAAGGAGAACGGCGGCTACCACGCTGCCAAGGAGGAGCAGGGCAAGATGGAGGCCCGCATCCGCCAGCTCGACGCTCTCCTGCGCAACGCGGTCGTCGGCGAGAAGCCGGCCGACGACGGCATCGTCGAGCCCGGCATGGTCGTCACCGTCGAGATGTTCGGCGAGACCGAGAAGTTCCTGCTCGGCAACCGCGAGATCGGCGGAGACACCGACCTCGACGTCTACTCCGAGAAGTCCCCGCTCGGCGCCGCCCTGCTGGGCAAGGCCAAGGGCGACGAGGCGGAGTACGAGACCCCGAACGGCAAGGTCGTCAAGGTCAAGATCATCGACGCCGTGCCCTACGACGGATAA
- a CDS encoding GNAT family N-acetyltransferase, with amino-acid sequence MTFDIIPIDPLVDEDLATQWIEVQKRSGEADWGDDHCAWALAEIQGRRRGTGYSFVDLAAVQGDSVIGMAAVAMPLLDNTHLALLMLHVDPDHRGQGVGTALADAALGHIRERGRTVVQADTETPAAAKEPAGPRFAMKCGAKCAQTVFRSDMTLPADRDLLRRFAAGEGVEDAAAFRIDWRLDEIPDEWLPGLAVLEQRMSTDAPQGDMTVEEEDWTADRVQENLDWARNAGRRIVQAVAFEGEALVGFTQIEVSANSPTLGYQQDTLVLREARGNGLGLRLKATAALALMDELPQVTTVRTWNAHDNRHMLAVNADLGYVRTGVLQVWEKTLG; translated from the coding sequence ATGACCTTCGACATCATCCCCATTGATCCGCTCGTCGACGAAGACCTCGCAACGCAGTGGATCGAGGTGCAGAAGCGCAGCGGCGAGGCCGACTGGGGCGACGACCACTGCGCGTGGGCGCTGGCGGAGATCCAGGGACGGCGCCGGGGCACGGGCTACTCCTTCGTCGACCTCGCTGCGGTGCAGGGTGATTCGGTGATCGGGATGGCCGCGGTGGCGATGCCGTTGCTCGACAACACCCACCTCGCGCTGCTGATGCTGCACGTCGACCCGGATCACCGAGGGCAAGGCGTCGGGACGGCGCTCGCGGACGCCGCCCTCGGCCACATTCGCGAACGCGGGCGCACCGTCGTGCAGGCCGACACCGAAACTCCCGCTGCCGCAAAGGAACCGGCGGGTCCGAGGTTCGCGATGAAGTGCGGTGCGAAATGTGCCCAGACCGTTTTCCGCAGCGACATGACCCTCCCTGCCGACCGCGACCTGCTCCGACGCTTCGCCGCGGGCGAGGGGGTCGAGGATGCCGCGGCGTTCCGCATCGATTGGCGCCTCGACGAGATCCCGGACGAGTGGCTGCCCGGGCTGGCCGTGCTGGAGCAGCGGATGAGCACCGACGCACCGCAGGGTGACATGACGGTCGAAGAAGAGGACTGGACCGCCGACCGGGTGCAGGAGAACCTCGACTGGGCGCGCAACGCCGGACGGCGGATCGTGCAGGCCGTGGCCTTCGAGGGTGAGGCGCTGGTCGGCTTCACCCAGATCGAGGTGTCCGCGAACTCGCCGACGCTCGGCTACCAGCAGGACACCCTCGTGTTGCGCGAGGCGCGCGGCAACGGCCTCGGCCTGCGGCTCAAGGCCACCGCGGCGCTCGCGCTGATGGACGAGTTGCCTCAGGTCACGACGGTGCGCACCTGGAACGCCCACGACAATCGCCACATGCTCGCGGTGAACGCCGACCTCGGCTACGTGCGCACCGGCGTCCTCCAGGTGTGGGAGAAGACGCTCGGCTGA
- the msrA gene encoding peptide-methionine (S)-S-oxide reductase MsrA gives MVFGFGRTPEMVSPTDALPGREQPLPGIPDTHELLGTSMHGPWPEGTQVLYVAMGCFWGSERIFWKLPGVVTTAVGYMGGYTPNPTYEETCTGRTGHAEAVLVAYDPTRTAPDLLLKAFWENHDPTTANRQGNDVGTQYRSAIYWTTPEQQESAERTRDLFANELRSNGYGEPTTELRSADDAGPFYYAEGYHQQYLHKNPMGYCNHGPNGLTCPVGVANLPAQIDILPPSE, from the coding sequence ATGGTCTTCGGATTCGGACGCACCCCCGAGATGGTCTCCCCCACCGACGCGCTGCCCGGGCGCGAGCAACCGCTGCCCGGCATTCCCGACACCCACGAGCTGCTCGGCACCTCGATGCACGGCCCCTGGCCCGAGGGCACCCAGGTGCTCTACGTCGCGATGGGATGTTTCTGGGGTTCGGAACGCATCTTCTGGAAGCTGCCCGGTGTGGTGACGACCGCCGTCGGTTACATGGGTGGTTACACACCCAACCCGACGTACGAGGAGACCTGCACCGGCCGCACCGGTCACGCCGAGGCCGTCCTCGTCGCCTACGACCCGACCCGCACCGCGCCCGACCTGCTGCTCAAGGCGTTCTGGGAGAACCACGACCCGACCACGGCGAACCGCCAGGGCAATGACGTCGGCACGCAGTACCGCTCGGCGATCTACTGGACCACCCCCGAGCAGCAGGAGTCGGCGGAGCGCACCCGTGATCTGTTCGCGAACGAGTTGCGCAGCAACGGTTACGGCGAGCCGACCACCGAGTTGCGATCGGCTGACGACGCCGGTCCGTTCTACTACGCCGAGGGCTACCACCAGCAGTACCTCCACAAGAACCCGATGGGCTACTGCAACCACGGGCCCAATGGGCTCACCTGCCCGGTCGGGGTCGCGAACCTGCCGGCCCAGATCGACATCCTTCCACCGTCCGAATGA
- a CDS encoding cystathionine gamma-synthase → MTNEQHGFSTRAIHAGSEPDPRTGAVTPAIYQTSTYKQDGVGGFREGYEYSRSANPTRTALETCLAAIEGGSRGFAFASGLAAEDTLMRAVLQPGDHMIIPTDAYGGTFRLVDKVVKRWGVDYSLAKVGQADAIRGEIRPGVTKLIWIETPTNPLLGIADIAAVAQVAHEVGALLVVDNTFASSYLQQPLALGADVVMHSTTKYAGGHSDVVGGALVVGEGKDELAETVAFHQNSLGAVAGPMDSWLVLRGLKTLAVRMEAHCNNAEKVVEYLQSRKDVTNIYYPGLESHPGHDIAAKQMKRFGGMISFQLDGGEQNAVDAIGRTKVWTLGESLGGVESLIEHPARMTHASVRGTELEVPADLIRLSVGIEDVDDLIADLDQALR, encoded by the coding sequence ATGACCAACGAGCAGCACGGCTTCTCCACCCGCGCCATCCACGCCGGTTCGGAACCCGACCCCCGCACCGGCGCCGTCACCCCGGCGATCTACCAGACGTCCACCTACAAGCAGGACGGTGTGGGCGGCTTCCGCGAGGGGTACGAGTACTCCCGCTCCGCCAACCCGACCCGCACCGCGCTCGAGACCTGCCTCGCCGCGATCGAGGGCGGCTCGCGCGGCTTCGCGTTCGCCTCGGGGTTGGCCGCCGAGGACACCCTGATGCGGGCCGTGCTGCAGCCCGGTGACCACATGATCATCCCGACCGACGCATACGGCGGCACCTTCCGCCTCGTCGACAAGGTGGTCAAGCGGTGGGGCGTCGACTACTCGCTCGCCAAGGTGGGTCAGGCGGACGCGATCCGCGGCGAGATCCGTCCGGGCGTCACGAAGCTGATCTGGATCGAGACCCCCACCAACCCGTTGCTCGGCATCGCCGACATCGCGGCGGTGGCCCAGGTGGCGCACGAGGTCGGTGCGCTGCTGGTCGTCGACAACACCTTCGCCTCCTCCTACCTGCAGCAGCCCCTCGCGCTCGGCGCCGACGTCGTCATGCACTCCACCACGAAGTACGCGGGCGGTCACAGCGACGTCGTCGGCGGCGCGCTCGTCGTCGGTGAGGGTAAGGACGAACTCGCCGAAACCGTTGCGTTCCATCAGAACTCGCTCGGCGCGGTCGCCGGACCGATGGACTCGTGGCTGGTGCTGCGCGGTCTGAAGACCCTCGCCGTGCGGATGGAAGCCCACTGCAACAACGCCGAGAAGGTCGTCGAATACCTGCAGTCGCGCAAGGACGTCACCAACATCTACTACCCGGGTCTGGAGAGCCACCCGGGTCACGACATCGCCGCGAAGCAGATGAAGCGGTTCGGCGGCATGATCAGTTTCCAGCTCGACGGCGGGGAGCAGAATGCGGTCGACGCGATCGGTCGCACGAAGGTCTGGACCCTGGGCGAGTCGCTCGGCGGCGTCGAGTCGCTCATCGAGCACCCCGCCCGGATGACCCACGCCAGCGTGCGCGGCACCGAGCTCGAGGTGCCGGCCGACCTGATCCGACTCTCGGTGGGAATCGAGGACGTCGACGACCTGATCGCCGACCTCGACCAAGCGCTCCGCTGA
- a CDS encoding AMIN-like domain-containing (lipo)protein, translating into MKKQLGLATAAATLAAGIAFAPLNGDSAQAATCSTVYWGSSAKTYSPMSTRTVQNLRVGKHTCYDRLVIDLSRGSRNTGYDVRYVSSAVVDPSGQVLRLRGNAVLQVVAKSPAYTNNGTSTFRPANRMEVRNVSGFNNFRQIAYGASFEGQTQFLVGVRSRLPMRVSLLNNTDGGQRLVVDVYNHW; encoded by the coding sequence ATGAAGAAGCAACTAGGTCTCGCCACAGCGGCGGCGACCTTGGCGGCGGGCATCGCGTTCGCGCCGCTGAACGGCGACTCCGCGCAGGCGGCCACCTGCTCCACGGTCTACTGGGGCTCGTCGGCGAAGACCTACTCGCCGATGAGCACGCGCACCGTGCAGAACCTCCGGGTCGGCAAGCACACCTGCTACGACCGGTTGGTCATCGACCTCTCGCGTGGCAGCAGGAACACCGGATACGACGTCCGGTACGTCTCGTCGGCGGTCGTCGACCCGAGCGGGCAGGTGCTGCGGCTGCGCGGCAACGCCGTGCTGCAGGTCGTCGCGAAGTCGCCGGCCTACACCAACAACGGCACCTCGACCTTCCGTCCGGCCAACCGGATGGAGGTCCGCAACGTCAGCGGTTTCAACAACTTCCGCCAGATCGCCTACGGCGCCTCGTTCGAGGGCCAGACGCAGTTCCTGGTGGGGGTGCGCAGCCGGCTGCCGATGCGGGTGTCCCTGCTCAACAACACCGACGGCGGGCAACGGCTGGTCGTCGACGTGTACAACCACTGGTGA
- a CDS encoding ABC transporter permease, translated as MSEFVSDAATVAKRNLLKIRRVPDLLVFTTLQPIMFVLLFGYVFGSLAGSGAAVQGGYREFMMAGIFTQTIIFGATITGYMMAEDMQKGVIDRFRTLPMHPSAVLFGRTVTDVLNNVLVLIVMSLTGLLIGWRIRGSFLDAAVAYLLMLAFAFALSWVFAYIGLRVRSPEVVNNASFMVIFPVTFIANTFVPSENMPSVLKAFAGWNPVSTITQAAREGFGNLYALSGGQGHAVVDEATRYTWALQHPVLYTAIWAVLLLVIFVPLSTRAYQKAVAK; from the coding sequence ATGAGTGAGTTCGTCAGCGACGCCGCGACCGTCGCCAAACGCAACCTGCTGAAGATTCGCCGGGTGCCCGATCTGCTGGTCTTCACGACCCTGCAACCGATCATGTTCGTGCTGCTGTTCGGGTACGTCTTCGGTTCGTTGGCCGGCTCCGGTGCCGCGGTGCAGGGCGGCTACCGCGAGTTCATGATGGCCGGCATCTTCACCCAGACGATCATCTTCGGGGCCACCATCACCGGTTACATGATGGCCGAGGACATGCAGAAGGGCGTGATCGATCGGTTCCGCACCCTGCCGATGCACCCGTCCGCCGTGCTGTTCGGTCGCACCGTCACCGACGTGCTGAACAACGTCCTGGTGTTGATCGTCATGTCGTTGACCGGCCTGCTCATCGGTTGGCGCATCCGGGGCAGTTTCCTGGACGCGGCCGTCGCCTACCTGCTGATGCTCGCCTTCGCCTTCGCCCTGTCCTGGGTCTTCGCCTACATCGGGTTGCGGGTTCGCTCACCCGAGGTGGTCAACAACGCCTCGTTCATGGTGATCTTCCCGGTGACCTTCATCGCGAACACCTTCGTGCCGAGCGAGAACATGCCGAGCGTGCTGAAGGCCTTCGCCGGATGGAACCCGGTCTCGACCATCACCCAGGCGGCCCGTGAGGGCTTCGGCAACCTGTACGCACTCAGCGGCGGGCAGGGGCACGCCGTCGTCGACGAGGCCACCCGGTACACCTGGGCGCTGCAGCACCCGGTGCTCTACACCGCGATCTGGGCGGTGCTGCTGCTCGTGATCTTCGTGCCGCTGTCGACCCGCGCCTATCAGAAGGCCGTGGCGAAGTAA
- a CDS encoding ferritin: MKMSAALEKAFNTQITLEFEASLVYRQLAITMDEMDLPGMAAWLRHQADEEIVHANKFIDHVADRDNKAVIGSIPAPTVMVTSVLDAFEAAYAHEQRVSEAIRELFRAAEKEGDLDARPLLNWFLEEQIEEEATVSEIVGRVKLINDDGPGLLRLDDELAQRPARSTEA; encoded by the coding sequence ATGAAGATGAGCGCAGCCCTGGAGAAGGCCTTCAACACACAGATCACCCTTGAGTTCGAGGCGTCCCTCGTCTACCGGCAGCTGGCCATCACGATGGACGAGATGGACCTCCCGGGCATGGCGGCGTGGTTGCGCCACCAGGCCGACGAGGAGATCGTCCACGCGAACAAGTTCATCGACCACGTGGCCGACCGTGACAACAAGGCGGTCATCGGCTCGATCCCGGCCCCGACGGTGATGGTGACATCGGTGCTCGACGCGTTCGAAGCGGCTTACGCCCACGAGCAGCGCGTGTCCGAGGCGATCCGCGAACTGTTCCGTGCGGCCGAGAAGGAAGGCGACCTCGACGCCCGTCCGCTGCTGAACTGGTTCCTGGAGGAGCAGATCGAAGAGGAAGCGACGGTCAGCGAGATCGTCGGACGCGTCAAGCTGATCAACGACGACGGTCCCGGCCTGCTGCGTCTCGACGACGAGCTCGCCCAGCGCCCGGCCCGCTCGACCGAGGCCTGA
- a CDS encoding glycine--tRNA ligase: protein MLTVQEALLTLQKFWTDRGCMVVQPYNTEVGAGTMNPATVMRVLGPEPWRVAYVEPSVRPDDSRYGENPNRLQTHTQFQVILKPDPGNPQELYLESLRALGIDLDAHDVRFVEDNWQQPAIGAWGLGWEVWLDGMEVTQFTYFQQVVGQNLEPISVELTYGIERIMMALQGVSHFKDMQYAPGISYGEVFGQNEFEMSKYYLDTADVQTNRDLFERYTAEAGKLIEARLPVPAWTYVLKSSHAFNVLDSRGAVSTTERARSFSLMRKLAREAGALWTDRRAELGHPLLKGEAPQMVIGQAVMPPSEGETSAAKVSSDQPQTFAFEVGVEELPPHVVGQAIEQVRTGVTDGLAASRLEYGDITVVGTPRRIVATVASVSAHEPDAETLRKGPKVAAAFDADGNPTKACEGFARGQKVDVADLVRAEFDGAEHVAVKVQQPGRDVLGVLGGIVEAVVGSLRADKNMRWADPELTYSRPVRWLVALWGADLVPAQISQLRTGRTTYVHRTDPNALVPVASADELTALLGDKGIVLDPEARRASVVEQATRLAESVGGTVDFEAESALVDEITNLVEQPHGILGGFEERYLRVPEQILTTVMRKHQRYLPVRDASGALMPYFITMANGDCDDDVVRGGNESVLRARYEDAAFFYDADLQVDLTELRAGISKLTFEDRLGSMADRSDRIKDVAAALAETIDLDASGRETLSRAGELAKFDLSSQMVVELSSLAGFMAKEYAAKAGETPEVASALWEMELPRTTGGPLPTSVPGALLALADRFDLLTAMFAIGAKPTGSSDPFALRRAALGVASILRGVDGVGAITISAGLAAAAARLRTQGVDVSDESVAAAQEFVEGRFHQQLRDEGISAGLVDAVAPLADAPGKAELALKDIEAVRATDGFAPLVEVTQRITRIVPAGTTGAYDRSVLVEDTEKALADRVDALPDHAGDGLVDWLADAKAIVDPANTFFDEILVMADDEALKAARLGLLQTIVDRAPKGIDWKALHAAL, encoded by the coding sequence GTGCTGACCGTTCAAGAAGCCCTGCTCACCCTGCAGAAGTTCTGGACCGACCGTGGCTGCATGGTCGTCCAGCCCTACAACACCGAAGTGGGCGCCGGAACCATGAACCCGGCCACGGTGATGCGGGTGCTCGGTCCCGAGCCGTGGCGGGTGGCCTACGTCGAGCCGTCCGTGCGCCCTGACGACAGCCGGTACGGCGAGAACCCCAACCGGTTGCAGACGCACACCCAGTTCCAGGTGATCCTCAAGCCCGACCCGGGCAACCCGCAGGAGCTCTACCTGGAGTCGCTGCGTGCCCTGGGCATCGACCTCGACGCCCACGACGTGCGCTTCGTCGAGGACAACTGGCAGCAGCCGGCCATCGGCGCCTGGGGTCTGGGCTGGGAGGTGTGGCTGGACGGCATGGAGGTCACCCAGTTCACCTACTTCCAGCAGGTCGTCGGCCAGAACCTCGAGCCGATCAGCGTCGAGCTGACCTACGGCATCGAGCGCATCATGATGGCGCTGCAAGGCGTGAGCCACTTCAAGGACATGCAGTACGCCCCGGGCATCAGCTACGGCGAGGTGTTCGGCCAGAACGAGTTCGAGATGTCGAAGTACTACCTCGACACCGCCGACGTGCAGACCAATCGCGACCTGTTCGAGCGCTACACCGCCGAGGCCGGCAAGCTCATCGAGGCCCGGCTGCCCGTGCCCGCCTGGACATACGTGCTCAAGAGTTCGCACGCGTTCAACGTGCTCGACAGCCGCGGCGCCGTCTCGACCACCGAGCGCGCCCGCTCCTTCTCGCTGATGCGCAAGCTCGCCCGCGAGGCCGGCGCCCTGTGGACCGACCGCCGCGCCGAACTCGGCCACCCGTTGCTGAAGGGTGAGGCCCCGCAGATGGTCATCGGCCAGGCAGTGATGCCGCCGAGCGAGGGCGAGACGTCGGCGGCGAAGGTCAGCTCCGACCAGCCGCAGACCTTCGCGTTCGAGGTCGGCGTCGAGGAACTCCCGCCGCACGTCGTCGGCCAGGCGATCGAGCAGGTGCGCACCGGTGTCACCGACGGTCTTGCAGCCTCCCGCCTGGAGTACGGCGACATCACCGTCGTCGGCACCCCGCGCCGCATCGTCGCCACCGTCGCCTCGGTGTCGGCGCACGAGCCCGACGCCGAGACCCTGCGCAAGGGCCCGAAGGTCGCCGCCGCGTTCGACGCGGACGGCAACCCGACCAAGGCCTGCGAGGGCTTCGCGCGTGGCCAGAAGGTCGACGTCGCCGACCTGGTGCGCGCGGAGTTCGACGGTGCCGAGCACGTCGCGGTGAAGGTGCAGCAGCCCGGACGCGACGTGCTGGGGGTGCTGGGCGGCATCGTCGAGGCGGTGGTCGGCTCGCTGCGCGCCGACAAGAACATGCGCTGGGCCGACCCGGAGCTCACCTACAGCCGTCCGGTGCGTTGGCTCGTCGCGCTGTGGGGCGCCGACCTGGTGCCCGCACAGATCTCGCAGCTGCGCACCGGCCGCACCACCTACGTGCACCGCACCGACCCCAATGCGTTGGTGCCGGTCGCGTCGGCCGACGAACTCACCGCGCTGCTGGGCGACAAGGGCATCGTGCTCGACCCGGAGGCCCGGCGTGCGTCGGTCGTCGAGCAGGCCACCCGGCTTGCTGAATCTGTCGGCGGAACAGTCGATTTCGAGGCGGAGTCGGCGCTCGTCGACGAGATAACCAACCTGGTCGAGCAGCCCCACGGCATCCTCGGTGGGTTCGAGGAGCGCTACCTGCGGGTGCCCGAGCAGATCCTCACCACCGTCATGCGCAAGCACCAGCGCTACCTGCCGGTGCGGGACGCGTCGGGCGCCCTGATGCCGTACTTCATCACGATGGCGAACGGCGACTGCGACGACGACGTGGTGCGCGGCGGTAACGAGTCGGTGCTGCGGGCCCGCTACGAAGACGCGGCGTTCTTCTACGACGCCGACCTGCAGGTCGACCTCACCGAACTGCGCGCGGGCATCTCCAAGCTCACCTTCGAAGACCGCCTCGGCTCGATGGCCGACCGTTCCGACCGCATCAAGGACGTCGCGGCGGCGCTCGCCGAGACGATCGACCTGGACGCCTCGGGCCGCGAAACGCTTTCCCGGGCAGGCGAACTCGCGAAGTTCGACCTTTCGTCGCAGATGGTCGTCGAGCTGTCGTCGCTCGCCGGCTTCATGGCCAAGGAGTACGCCGCGAAGGCAGGGGAGACCCCCGAGGTCGCCTCCGCGCTGTGGGAGATGGAGTTGCCGCGCACCACCGGCGGCCCGCTGCCCACCTCGGTGCCGGGAGCGTTGCTGGCGCTCGCCGACCGGTTCGACCTGCTCACCGCCATGTTCGCGATCGGCGCCAAGCCGACCGGATCGTCCGACCCGTTCGCGTTGCGTCGTGCGGCACTCGGTGTTGCGAGCATCCTGCGCGGAGTCGACGGCGTCGGTGCGATCACGATCAGCGCCGGCCTCGCTGCCGCGGCTGCCCGTCTGCGCACCCAGGGTGTCGACGTCAGTGACGAATCGGTCGCTGCAGCACAGGAATTCGTCGAAGGACGCTTCCACCAGCAGTTGCGCGACGAGGGCATCTCGGCCGGGTTGGTCGACGCCGTTGCACCGCTCGCGGACGCCCCCGGCAAGGCGGAGCTCGCGCTCAAGGACATCGAGGCCGTGCGTGCGACCGACGGGTTCGCGCCCCTGGTCGAGGTGACCCAGCGCATCACCCGGATCGTGCCGGCCGGCACCACCGGTGCCTACGACCGGTCCGTGCTCGTCGAGGACACCGAGAAGGCGCTCGCCGACCGGGTCGACGCCCTGCCCGACCACGCGGGCGACGGCCTCGTCGATTGGCTCGCCGATGCGAAGGCGATCGTCGACCCGGCGAACACCTTCTTCGACGAGATCCTGGTGATGGCCGACGACGAGGCGCTCAAGGCCGCCCGCCTCGGCCTGCTGCAGACGATCGTCGACCGTGCGCCGAAGGGCATCGACTGGAAGGCGCTGCACGCGGCGCTGTGA